The DNA sequence AGGCCGCGGGTGATCTGCCAGGAGGTCGGGTGGAGCACCACGGCGAGCACACCGAGCCCGCAGGCCACGATCACCAGGTCCGGGGGCGGCGCTTGCGGCGTGGCCAGCTCTTTCCACAGGGCGTCGAGCATCTGCGGCAGGTCACCTCTGCTTCGGATCGGGGGCGGGGGATCAGCCGAGGAGCTTGCGCGCGGCCTCCTCGATCTCGGCCTCGGACAGCAGCACGAGGTCGGCGGCCGCGCCGAGCGGGACGAAGCTGTCGCTGGAGGTCACCCGGGCGATGCGGCCGGTGAACCCGGCGTCGATCAGCGCCATCGCCACGCTCTCCGACACCCCGCCGCTGCGCCGGGTCTCGTCGGCGATCAGCACCCGGCCGGTGAGCTCGGCGGCGTGCACCAGGTCGGCCACCGGCAGCGGGGAGAGCCAGCGCAGGTCGAGCACGCGGCAGCCGTACCCCTCGGCGGTGAGCCGCACCGCGACGCGCAGGCTCATCCGCAGCCCGTTGCCGAACGTCACGATGGTCAGCTCGCGGCCGTCGCCGTAGGTGCGGGCGCGGCCGATCGGCACGTGCGTCTCCGCCCAGCGGCTCGGCGGCTGGTACGGCGCCAGCCACCCGTTGTCGCCGTCCTCGAACAGGTCGCGGGTGTGGTAGAGCGCGATCGGCTCGAGGAAGATGCACACCTCGCCGTCGACGCGCGCGGCGGCAAGGCAGGTGCGCAGCATCGCGGCGGCGTCGTCCGGCCGGGCCGGGGAGGCGACCACCACGCCCGGGATGTCGCGCAGCGCGGCGACCGAGTCGTCGTTGTGGAAGTGCCCGCCGAACCCCTTCTGGTAGGCGTAGCCGGGCACCCGCACCACCATCGGGTTGCGGTACGCGCCCTGCGAGAAGAACCGCAGCGTGGACGCCTCGCCGCGGATCTGGTCGAGCGCGTTGTGGATGTAGGCGAGGTACTGGATCTCCGGCACCGGCAGCAGGCCGGACAGCCCCGAGCCGAGCGCGAGGCCGAGGATCGCCTGCTCGTCGAGCAGGGTGTCGAACACCCGGCCCGCGCCGAACCGGCGCAGCAGCCCGCGGGTCACGCCGTACACGCCGCCCTTGCGGGCCACGTCCTCGCCGAAGGCCACGATCGACGGGTCGGCGGCCATCGCGTCGGCGAGCGTGCGGTTGATCGACTGGGCGAGGGTGAGCGGCCCCTCCTCCTCGGGGAGGCGGGCGAAGACCTCCCGGCGCCGCTCCTCGGGGGCGGCGCGGGCCACCTCGGCGGCGACCGCGTCCGGGCGGCGCGGCGCGAGCGGCGCCATCACCTGGATCGCGCTGGTGAGCTTGGGCCGCCCGGCGGCCTCGTCGGCGAGCTCGAGCACCCTGGCGCGCAGCGCCTCGTACCGGGCGAGCACCTCCTCGGGGGTGAGCAGCCCGGCCTCGACGAGCAGGCGGGCGGTGCCGATGAGCGGGTCGCGGGCGAGCCCGGCCGCGATCTCGCGCGGCGAGCGGTACGCGCTCTCCACGTCCGACCCGGCGTGCCCCATGAGCCGCACCGTGCGCAGGTGGAGCAGCGCCGGGCGGCGGCGGGTGCGCACCAGCTCGGCGGCCTGACACGCCACGTCGTAGGCCTCGGCGAGGTCGTGGCCGTCCGCGGTGAAGTACGCGATCTGCGGGTGGCGGGCCGCCTCGATCCAGCCGGACGGGGTGCGCACGCTGATCCCGATGCCGTTGTCCTCGCACACGAACAGCACCGGCGCGGGCAGCCCTTGGTAGGCCGCGTACGCCGCGGAGTTGACGCCGGTGAGCGCGCTGGCGTGGTTCGCCGAGGCGTCGCCGTAGCTGCACACCACGATCGCGTCGGCCGGCCACGGCGAGGGCAGGCCGAGCTTGCGGGCGCGCTCGATGGCGAACGCGACCCCGGTCGCCCGCGGCAGGTGGCTCGCGATCGTGGAGGTCATCGGGACGATCGCGAGGTCCGGATGCCCGAACACCTTGTGCCGCCCGCCCGCGATCGGCTCCTCGGCCGAGGCGGTGATCCCGAGCAGCACGTCGCGCAGGCCCGCCTCCGGCGGGCGCCCCGCCTGGGCGGACCGGGTCAGGTAGAACGCGCCCGACCGGTAGTGGAGCAGAGCGGGGTCGGTGGGACGCAGCGCGGCGGCCACGGCTGCGTTGCTCTCGTGGCCCGCCGAGCCGATCGTGTAGAACGCCTGACCCCGTTCCTTCAGCACCCGGGCCGCGATGTCGAGCAGGCGGCTGCCGAGCTGGAAGTCGAAAAGTTCCAGGCAGCGGGCCCCGGTGAGCGCGCTTCCCTCGCGCACCGGCAGGGCCGGATCGCGCGGGGCGCCGGGGCGCAGCGCCGCGACGGTCTCGGTGAAGTTCGTCTCAACGATGTCGCGGGCCACAGCCCGATTATGTCCCTTCACCCCGCGTCGTGTCCCCAATCGATTGTGGACCGCTCCAATTCAACTGTTTTTCATGACAAATTGTCAAATCGCACAACCGAGAGTCAGAAATGACCGTCTACTGGCTGAAGACCAGACGTGGCACCCTCAACGCCGCGTCCAACAGAGACGGGGAAGGATGGCTACCCGAATGTTGCGACGCATCACTACCGTCGTGGCCACGGTGGCGGTCGGGTCGGTGACCCTGGTGACCGCACCGGCGGCCGCCGCGACGGTAGGGGCCCCCAAGGCCCCGACCATCACCAGCGTGGTGGTGCAGCCGAACCCGGTCGTGGTTCCGAGCGAGAAGCGGGTGACGGTCACGTTCAGCTTCGTGACCGGCAACGACGCCACGGAGGCCGAGGCCTACCTCAAGCCCCCGGCCCCGAGCGTGGAGACCAAGATCACGCTGACCAAGCGGAACCTCGGGTTCGGCAAGGCCCAGTGGACCGCGACCCACAGCTTCGACCGGAGCGCGAAGCCGGGCTCGTGGAACCTGCGCGTGTACGCCAAGAACAGCGGCGGCGACGCCTCCGGCAACAAGAGCTTCGAGGTCCGGCAGGTCTGGAAGACCGCATTCACGAACTTCGACGCCCGCCCGCGCCTGGTGCGCGAGGGCGACCGGATCCGGCTCGACGGCAGGCTGCAGGTCGAGACCGCGGGCGGCGGCAGGAAGGCGCTCGCCGGGGAGCGCGTGCACATCGCCTTCCGGCCGCTCGGCGGCCGGTCCTGGGTGCGCGTCGACTCCACCCGTACCCGCCGTGACGGCGGCTTCGGCGAGTTCGTCCGGGCCACCCGGTCCGGCTGGTACCGGGCCGAGTACGACGGCTCCAAGACCACCCACCCCGCCAAGAGCGAGGCCGAC is a window from the Thermopolyspora flexuosa genome containing:
- a CDS encoding thiamine pyrophosphate-dependent enzyme, whose product is MARDIVETNFTETVAALRPGAPRDPALPVREGSALTGARCLELFDFQLGSRLLDIAARVLKERGQAFYTIGSAGHESNAAVAAALRPTDPALLHYRSGAFYLTRSAQAGRPPEAGLRDVLLGITASAEEPIAGGRHKVFGHPDLAIVPMTSTIASHLPRATGVAFAIERARKLGLPSPWPADAIVVCSYGDASANHASALTGVNSAAYAAYQGLPAPVLFVCEDNGIGISVRTPSGWIEAARHPQIAYFTADGHDLAEAYDVACQAAELVRTRRRPALLHLRTVRLMGHAGSDVESAYRSPREIAAGLARDPLIGTARLLVEAGLLTPEEVLARYEALRARVLELADEAAGRPKLTSAIQVMAPLAPRRPDAVAAEVARAAPEERRREVFARLPEEEGPLTLAQSINRTLADAMAADPSIVAFGEDVARKGGVYGVTRGLLRRFGAGRVFDTLLDEQAILGLALGSGLSGLLPVPEIQYLAYIHNALDQIRGEASTLRFFSQGAYRNPMVVRVPGYAYQKGFGGHFHNDDSVAALRDIPGVVVASPARPDDAAAMLRTCLAAARVDGEVCIFLEPIALYHTRDLFEDGDNGWLAPYQPPSRWAETHVPIGRARTYGDGRELTIVTFGNGLRMSLRVAVRLTAEGYGCRVLDLRWLSPLPVADLVHAAELTGRVLIADETRRSGGVSESVAMALIDAGFTGRIARVTSSDSFVPLGAAADLVLLSEAEIEEAARKLLG
- a CDS encoding hydroxyisourate hydrolase gives rise to the protein MLRRITTVVATVAVGSVTLVTAPAAAATVGAPKAPTITSVVVQPNPVVVPSEKRVTVTFSFVTGNDATEAEAYLKPPAPSVETKITLTKRNLGFGKAQWTATHSFDRSAKPGSWNLRVYAKNSGGDASGNKSFEVRQVWKTAFTNFDARPRLVREGDRIRLDGRLQVETAGGGRKALAGERVHIAFRPLGGRSWVRVDSTRTRRDGGFGEFVRATRSGWYRAEYDGSKTTHPAKSEADRVTVKPRELATRISDFDVAPRSVAAGGKVTVTGRLQAADGRGWDGVRGRRVDIFFQEKGSGEWVRVGSDRTDRFGRFRERITAKAPGWWRAVFDGGRGLKGSESRVVWVAAESKADTRIVRFDAFPEPVRFGRFLNFRGKLQVLDGKRWVPFDRQKVRLYFKADGRRKWELVKDARTGRDGGFALRERAFRSGWWRVVFAGDARTEEAVARPDHVRVVRR